From a region of the Xyrauchen texanus isolate HMW12.3.18 chromosome 47, RBS_HiC_50CHRs, whole genome shotgun sequence genome:
- the LOC127639014 gene encoding CD9 antigen-like: protein MAGGGLQFIKYLLFVFNFIFWLAGTGVLAVGLWLRFDERTKGLFNVEGSPSVFFTGVYILIVAGAIMMVVGFLGCCGALRESACMLGLFFVFLLIIFAAEVAAGIWGLSNQDKIVSDVQQFYTQTFNNYKDTKQEALRETLKLIQYGLKCCGPTGTAFDGATETCPKKEGFELLVTTSCPYAIKEVFTSRLHIIGGVGIGIGVIVIFGMIFSMLLCCGIQRTRDVV from the exons CTTGCAGGAACAGGAGTTTTGGCTGTTGGTCTCTGGCTGCGTTTCGATGAAAGAACTAAAGGACTTTTCAATGTAGAAGGTTCTCCGTCTGTATTCTTCACAG GGGTATACATCCTCATTGTGGCAGGTGCCATCATGATGGTGGTCGGGTTCCTCGGCTGCTGTGGAGCATTAAGAGAGTCAGCATGCATGCTGGGACTG TTCTTTGTGTTCCTGTTGATCATTTTTGCTGCAGAGGTGGCTGCTGGAATCTGGGGATTGTCCAATCAGGACAAG ATTGTTTCAGATGTCCAACAGTTTTACACGCAGACATTCAACAACTACAAAGACACTAAGCAGGAAGCACTGAGAGAAACTCTGAAATTGATTCAGTATGGA CTGAAGTGCTGTGGACCAACAGGAACGGCCTTTGATGGAGCTACTGAAACCTGTCCGAAAAAGGAAGGATTTGAATTGCTTGTCACTACG AGCTGCCCATATGCCATTAAGGAAGTGTTCACCTCAAGGCTTCACATCATTGGAGGAGTCGGGATTGGTATTGGGGTGATCGTG ATCTTCGGTATGATCTTCAGCATGCTGCTGTGCTGTGGTATTCAACGAACTCGGGACGTTGTATGA